The DNA window TTATTGCATTAATACTGGTAAGCCTTGGCTATCCCGGGTTCGATGGCGTTTTTGCTGCCGCGATAGGAGTTTATATTCTCTATAGTGCCCGGGAAATTATTATCACGTCTTACGATCATCTAATGGATCGTGAACTACCAGACGAAGATCGCGACAGCATTAAAGCTTTGGTATTGGCACATCCCAGTACCAGAGGACTTCATGACCTGCGCTCGCGTCACTCAGGGACCATGACCTTTATTCAGCTGCATCTTGAGCTGGACGATGATCTCAGCCTAATGGCTGCCCATAAGATTTCCGATGAAGTGGAAGCGCGAATCCTCTCAGCCTTCCCCGGCTCAGAGATCATTATTCATATCGATCCCCAGTCTGTTGCCGCGAAAGAGACCATGCCTGACTTCGCTAGTAGTGATCAACACAGCTTGGATTAGACGGCTCGGACTAGAGATCTCGATTTAAAGGGTGTTAAAGGCGTCAGCGCTTAAGATTGCGCCCCAAATAACGTTGTAAAATTGCCAACAACTTATGTGGCACATGCTTGCGCTTCCACTCCCCAGCAACAAAGCGATTACCCTCACTCAGGGTTGGATAACTGCGAATGGTGCCCAGTAACTTATTCAGACCCAAATTGTGTTTCATCGCCAGCACAAACTCATTGATCAGCTCACCCGCCTGAGGCCCAACAATAGTGGCTCCGAGAATCCGATCTTTACCCGGAACTGTAAGCACCTGAATAAAACCCTGAGCATCGTTATCGGCAATGGCGCGATCCAAATCAGATAGATCGTACTGCGTGACCTCTACCTCAATACCCTGCTCTTTCGCATCCCTCTGATTGAGACCCACCCGCCCAATCTGCGGATCAGTAAATACCACCTGGGGCATAATGCGATAGTCGACGCGGAATTTTTTAAACCGTCCCAACAAGCCATTCACCGCCGCAAACCAGGCCTGATGACTAGCCGCATGAGTCAGCTGATAGGGCCCAACCAGATCGCCACAGGCCAAAATATTCGGGTAGCAGGTGCGTAAATAATCGTCAGTAGTCAGGGTGCCATTGGCATTTAATGGGATGCCCAATGCCTCAAGACCAAGACTCTCGGTGTTGGCCGTGCGACCAATTGCCACAAGCACCCGATCAAATTCTACCTGAAGCGACTCAGCAGGTTCGGCGCTTGAACAGAGCTCCGCAATAGCTTGATTATCTTGAGATTCAAACCTTTCGGCACCGTAGTTAGTCAGTACTCGCACACCTTCAGAGGTCAGACAATCTTGCATAAACGAAGCAACCTGCTGATCATCTCGCGGCAATAGCTGAGACTGCATCTCAACCAGCACGACCTGAGAGCCAAGCCGCTGAAATGCCTGGGCCAACTCACAGCCAATGGCGCCGCCACCGACAATTAATAATCGCTTAGGTAAATCCTGAAGTTGCCAAAGGGTCTCAGAGGTCAGTGGATCGACCTGATCTAGGCCCGGAATCGGCGGCATGGTAGGCCGCGCACCAGTGGCCAAAATGATTTTCTCAGCGCTGATTTGCTTGCCGTCCACATCCACCACCCAGGGTGAAATTAGCCTGGCATTGCCGTACATGCAGTCGACACCCAGGCTGGTAAAGCGCTCCACGGAATCATGGGGCTCAATAGTTTTAATCACATCCTGAACACGGCCCATCACTCGCGTAAAATCCACTTGTGGCGTCGCAACATCTATACCCAGCTGCGCCGCCTTCTTCATATCAAACATGGATTTTGCCGCACGGATCAACGTTTTGCTCGGCACGCAGCCAGTGTTTAAACAATCCCCGCCCATCTTATCCCGCTCAATCAGTGTGACTCGAGCCTTGAGTGTGGCGCCTATTAAGGCGCTCACTAAGCCGCCACTGCCAGCGCCTATCACAATTAGATTGGTGTCAAATTTGCGCGGCTTTTTGAAAGCGCTGTAAAGCTTGCGCCGCTCCAAAGCATTAACCATCCCGCGTACTAAAAAGGGAAACAGGGCCAGGAGTACAAAAGACAAAACCACCGTCGGCGTCATAATGCCCGCCGCAGAAAACTCATCGATGCTACCGAGGGAGGCTCCAGCATTCACGTAAACAAAAGTCCCCGCCAACATACCCAGCTGACTGACCACATAGAAAGTCGTGGCTTTTAACGGCGTGAGGCCCATCAACAGATTGATCATCCAAAATGGAAAAAGTGGTATCAGGCGCAGGCCAAAGAGGTAGTAACCGCCCCGCTTCTCGATACCCTGATTAATGGCACTCAGGTGGCTGGAAAATTTTTCCTGTACCCAATCCCGGAGTAGAAAGCGCGCGACCAAAAACGCTAATGTGGCGCCGATGGAACTGGCGAAAGAGACGAGCAACGTGCCGGTCCACAAACCAAATAGCATACCACCAATAATGGTCAGTAGCGCTGCACCGGGAATCGAGACAGCCGTAGCAATCACGTAGATAGCAAAGTACACCGCCGCGGTGAGAACTGGCTGCTGTGCATAGAGATCACGAAAGAAGTCCACCGACAGATAGCGTTGGCCATCGAGGGCAATATAGGCCCAGAATAAAGCGCCGATTGTCGCTGCCAATAGTATTTTTTTAATCACTGAGAAGACCTCTTAATAGAACACTTTATTTAGTGGACGCTGCTTAGAAAACAATGTTTATTGAGACGCCAACCAAACCATCCCAATAAACCGGCTGACTCAGCAGCCTGAGATCTGAAAAAACTCTCGCGCGGCTCTCGTAAGGCAAATTCAATTATATTGATCTCAGACAAGCTGTTATTTTTATTGATTATTCAACCAGCTTTTCATACCAAAACCGCTATCGTAAAAAGATCCGCGCGGTTATCCTTTTTTGCATTGAGACTTTTATACAGTGAATGGTAACATGACGCCAAATTCTTGCTTCTGGCAATAACCTTAATTAATTGTGGAGACCCACTATGAGCGACGCTATAGTTCACACGACAGATTCTAGCTTTGAAAGCGACGTACTTCAGTCAGACATTCCAGCACTGGTGGATTTTTGGGCGGCCTGGTGCGGTCCCTGCAAAATGATTGCCCCGCTGCTCGACGAACTCTCTACCGAATATGCCGGGCGGGTAAAAATCTGTAAAGTAGATGTGGACGCTAGCCCAGAGACAGCGGCAAAATTTAACGTTCGTGGTATCCCAACACTACTGGTATTTAAAAACGGCACTGTAGAAGCGACTAAAGTAGGCGCTCTATCCAAAGCCCAATTGGTTGAATTTGTCGACAGCATTTTGTAATCCCTTTGCGGCCCTGGTTTCGGGGCCGCAAAATTTCCTTGCGCTTTGATTAATGCGCGCTATACTTCGACCTATTCAAGCAATGGTTACTCCACGCAGGCTCCCCCACTAACGACTTTCGGTGCTACTTAATAAGCCCAGCTATAGTCCTACTTAAACCAAAGACATAGCGTATCGCAACCGGCGAGCCAACCCAAAATTTAAAGTTGCTCGAATTTAACTGCAAAGTAACTCTAAAGTAACAAAACGGCTGCGAAGCCAATCCCTCTATCAAACCTATAGCAACCCTAAAATATCCCTCCTATGAATTTATCCGAACTAAAACAAAAACCTATTGACGAACTATTGAAGATGACAGCCGCTGCCGGCCTCGACAACTTAGCTCGATCAAGAAAACAAGACATCATCTTTGCCCTACTCAAGAAACACGCCAAAGGCGGCGATGATATTTATGGCGATGGCGTATTAGAAATACTCCCAGACGGCTTTGGTTTCCTGCGCTCAGCAGGCGCCTCATACCTCGCAGGCCCTGACGACATCTATGTATCACCCAGCCAGATAAGACGCTTTAACCTGCGCACTGGAGACGGCATCTCCGGCAAGATACGCCCACCGAAAGACGGTGAACGCTACTTCGCCATGCTCAAAGTTGACGAGATCAACCTCGACGCACCAGAAAATGCCCGCAACAAAATTCTTTTTGAAAACCTCACCCCACTGTTTCCAGATCAGCGCCTAGCACTAGAAGCTGGCAATGGTTCTTCGGAAGATTTGACCGGACGTATTATTGATCTGGTCTCTCCGATCGGTAAAGGACAGCGCGGCTTGATCGTGGCACCGCCGAAAGCCGGTAAAACCATCATGATGCAGAATATTGCCCAGTCGATTATTCGCAACAATCCCGAATGTATCATTATCGTATTGCTGATCGATGAGCGTCCGGAAGAAGTAACTGAAATGCAGCGCACCGTGCGCGGCGAAGTTATCGCATCCACCTTTGATGAGCCACCTACACGCCATGTGCAAGTTGCCGAAATGGTAATTGAGCGCGCCAAGCGTCTGGTAGAGCACAAAAAAGATGTAGTGATTCTGCTCGATTCGATCACTCGTTTAGCCCGCGCCTACAACACTGTAATCCCCTCCTCCGGTAAAGTACTCACCGGCGGTGTCGATGCCCATGCACTAGAAAAGCCCAAGCGCTTCTTCGGTGCCGCACGAAATATCGAACATGGCGGCAGTCTCAGCATTATTGCCACCGCACTGGTTGATACCGGCTCGAAAATGGACGAAGTGATCTACGAAGAATTTAAAGGCACCGGTAACATGGAGCTGATCCTCGATCGCAAGATCGCTGAAAAGCGCGTCTACCCTTCGATCAACATCCGTCGCTCCGGCACCCGCCGCGAAGA is part of the SAR92 clade bacterium H455 genome and encodes:
- a CDS encoding FAD-dependent oxidoreductase, encoding MIKKILLAATIGALFWAYIALDGQRYLSVDFFRDLYAQQPVLTAAVYFAIYVIATAVSIPGAALLTIIGGMLFGLWTGTLLVSFASSIGATLAFLVARFLLRDWVQEKFSSHLSAINQGIEKRGGYYLFGLRLIPLFPFWMINLLMGLTPLKATTFYVVSQLGMLAGTFVYVNAGASLGSIDEFSAAGIMTPTVVLSFVLLALFPFLVRGMVNALERRKLYSAFKKPRKFDTNLIVIGAGSGGLVSALIGATLKARVTLIERDKMGGDCLNTGCVPSKTLIRAAKSMFDMKKAAQLGIDVATPQVDFTRVMGRVQDVIKTIEPHDSVERFTSLGVDCMYGNARLISPWVVDVDGKQISAEKIILATGARPTMPPIPGLDQVDPLTSETLWQLQDLPKRLLIVGGGAIGCELAQAFQRLGSQVVLVEMQSQLLPRDDQQVASFMQDCLTSEGVRVLTNYGAERFESQDNQAIAELCSSAEPAESLQVEFDRVLVAIGRTANTESLGLEALGIPLNANGTLTTDDYLRTCYPNILACGDLVGPYQLTHAASHQAWFAAVNGLLGRFKKFRVDYRIMPQVVFTDPQIGRVGLNQRDAKEQGIEVEVTQYDLSDLDRAIADNDAQGFIQVLTVPGKDRILGATIVGPQAGELINEFVLAMKHNLGLNKLLGTIRSYPTLSEGNRFVAGEWKRKHVPHKLLAILQRYLGRNLKR
- the rho gene encoding transcription termination factor Rho, which translates into the protein MNLSELKQKPIDELLKMTAAAGLDNLARSRKQDIIFALLKKHAKGGDDIYGDGVLEILPDGFGFLRSAGASYLAGPDDIYVSPSQIRRFNLRTGDGISGKIRPPKDGERYFAMLKVDEINLDAPENARNKILFENLTPLFPDQRLALEAGNGSSEDLTGRIIDLVSPIGKGQRGLIVAPPKAGKTIMMQNIAQSIIRNNPECIIIVLLIDERPEEVTEMQRTVRGEVIASTFDEPPTRHVQVAEMVIERAKRLVEHKKDVVILLDSITRLARAYNTVIPSSGKVLTGGVDAHALEKPKRFFGAARNIEHGGSLSIIATALVDTGSKMDEVIYEEFKGTGNMELILDRKIAEKRVYPSINIRRSGTRREDLLMDEDELQRVWILRKLLHDMEDVAAIEFMIDKLKGFKNNAEFFGAMRRK
- the trxA gene encoding thioredoxin TrxA — its product is MSDAIVHTTDSSFESDVLQSDIPALVDFWAAWCGPCKMIAPLLDELSTEYAGRVKICKVDVDASPETAAKFNVRGIPTLLVFKNGTVEATKVGALSKAQLVEFVDSIL